From Pseudanabaena sp. PCC 6802, one genomic window encodes:
- a CDS encoding RHS repeat-associated core domain-containing protein, which yields MPDFLEVCLRGDYEPPGADPHAGWCGREGLNTLLDPIGGNIVNLRGWGPSAWGNNPSTPPLGQNFAYRFNYLRRRDGQPDDCGDMPNIPIPPEDLPGNYKPNVCSVKLPINSEVELHTGALIETQDLVTYQSLGETRGLTLRYDSLTADPRPIVHFRYAYVSDVNQRLIAKMSAQSGSFSYQVPGYQGSQFGLTGNENFWAMPASGNASGIVDGALQLDLRNMPTGRCSCNISTSVQSYNSSSPQFSSNSTTSSISVSSVNRISSFLGSGWGLEGWQEIIPNQDNSNTVMLVDGDGTQLVFQAPTGNVGDPWGSPAGDFSVLVRLSDGTFRRSLKDGTVYSFNASLKLSVVSDRYGNQTRYIYDGTGKLTQIIDPVNLTTTLAYTGTRVTSITDPANRVTRLTYDGIGNLIRITHPDNTQINYEYDSDRRMTASTDARGNRGTITYDFAGRVSGGTRKDGSTVQVRPVAVKGLYPPGQTVDLFNAPEAFSPDFTEAITPATIYIDGNGNATAYLLDQRGNLIATSDQVGSLSSYQYDGQFQVTQILNGRGQATNYGYDAKGNITRISDAISSSGKQYTYDATFAQVSSTTDELGRVVNYALDPANGNVLSATQVVGVTNIVTRYTYTAQGLVKTITDPLGRITSNDYDLQGRLIRVTLAQGTVDQAVLAYQYDTAGNRTRFTDARNNVTQYVYDSMNRLTRVTQPDPDAAGVLVAPVTTYAYDANGNLTSTTDARGNVTQYAYDAMNRVTRVTQPDPDGTGVLTAPVTTNTYDAVGNLISVADALNRVTQNRYDARNRLIQTINPLNETTSYAYDLDNNQISVTDALGQVTQSAYDARSRLVSSTDALNQTTTYIYDAVDNLLSVTDALNRTTTYTYDALNRRLTASDPLNQTATTAYDLVGNAISVTDALGRITKYAYDNLNRQTQITNPLNQITRLTYDKSGNLTRITDPNNNSTSYVYDPLNRLTTDTNPFSQTRTYQYDAMGNLTQAKDRNGRIRKFVYDNLNRLTAEQWMSSTNAVIRTMSISYDAVGQVTQVSDPDSTYRFAYDAAGRLVSEDNVGTPVSPNVVLTATYNSVGSRLSLSDTVNAQALGTANFGYDALQRLTQVTQTGVGVSNKRVDFTYNAVNQMTGISRYASLDTSAPVATSTHTYDSASRLTAITHQQGANVISNQSWVYDMVSRITQFASPDGTSAYSYDNTDQVTAVDHSYQTDEAYTYDANGNRQNTGYSTTTYNRLTGAAGYTFTYDNEGNRLKRTRSSPNEVTDYTWDYRNRLTKVEVKSGTTVVRSASYIYDVFDRRIGMSISPEGLPTIPPPERRFIYDRDHILLSFDNSSNLARRYMHGAMLDQILADDSNGNILWPLADNLGTVRDVVNSSGVVLSHRKYDSFGNITNQTGTASATRFAFTGREWDAWIGLYFHRGRYYDPLVGRFISEDPISFASGDVNLYRYVFNSSVNGTDPMGLEEANPFAELWGAMGRGLGELLGGLGAAAVGAVGWLWSRSAPSPTPTATPPSPRPTPTPKPNPRPTATPPPSCPNPGCEDKKRSCSKHYPQYDRCSDLVRPDLPFGGYKDKVLEGNYGAVNALQNFRGRHSKIRDYRELISEPRNKRGYMYKPICKNPDGQARHFNIFILSLYRQGIEQSAGSIGSCKCCVDGDPPRIELRYGILNIKDNNNPGKKYYNPG from the coding sequence ATGCCTGATTTTCTTGAGGTTTGTTTGCGCGGCGATTATGAACCGCCCGGTGCGGACCCGCATGCCGGGTGGTGTGGGAGGGAAGGGCTAAACACCCTTCTCGACCCGATTGGCGGTAATATTGTCAATCTCCGAGGGTGGGGGCCATCGGCTTGGGGTAATAACCCATCTACACCCCCGTTAGGACAGAATTTCGCATATCGTTTTAATTATCTAAGAAGGCGTGATGGGCAACCAGATGATTGCGGCGACATGCCCAATATTCCTATTCCACCTGAAGATCTGCCTGGTAACTACAAGCCTAACGTCTGTAGTGTCAAGTTGCCCATCAACTCAGAGGTCGAACTGCATACGGGTGCGTTAATCGAGACGCAAGACCTGGTTACCTATCAGTCCCTGGGCGAGACGCGGGGACTGACTTTGCGCTACGACTCTTTGACCGCAGATCCCAGACCAATCGTTCATTTCCGCTATGCCTATGTCAGCGATGTCAACCAGAGGCTAATCGCCAAGATGTCGGCGCAAAGTGGCAGTTTTAGCTACCAGGTGCCAGGGTATCAAGGATCGCAGTTTGGCTTGACGGGTAACGAAAATTTCTGGGCAATGCCTGCATCTGGCAATGCCAGCGGCATTGTCGATGGTGCCCTGCAACTAGATCTGAGAAACATGCCCACGGGGAGGTGTAGTTGCAACATTTCCACTAGCGTGCAGTCCTATAACTCTAGCTCGCCGCAGTTTAGTAGTAATTCAACTACCTCTTCTATTTCCGTGTCATCAGTCAATCGCATTAGCAGTTTTCTCGGTAGCGGCTGGGGATTAGAAGGTTGGCAGGAAATTATCCCCAATCAGGATAACTCTAATACGGTGATGCTAGTGGATGGCGATGGTACGCAACTTGTGTTTCAAGCCCCTACTGGCAATGTGGGAGATCCGTGGGGATCGCCAGCGGGAGATTTTTCGGTGCTGGTGCGGCTAAGCGATGGTACGTTTCGGCGATCGCTCAAAGATGGCACGGTGTATAGCTTTAATGCCAGTTTGAAGTTGAGTGTGGTGAGCGATCGCTACGGCAACCAAACCCGCTACATTTACGATGGCACGGGGAAGCTGACCCAAATAATCGATCCGGTGAACCTGACGACAACACTTGCCTACACGGGTACCCGCGTCACCAGCATTACCGACCCCGCCAACCGCGTGACGCGCCTCACCTACGACGGCATCGGCAACCTGATCCGCATTACGCATCCCGATAATACGCAGATAAACTACGAATACGATAGCGATCGCCGCATGACCGCCAGCACCGATGCGCGGGGCAACCGAGGCACAATTACCTATGACTTTGCCGGACGGGTATCGGGTGGCACGCGCAAAGATGGCTCCACCGTGCAAGTACGGCCAGTGGCAGTGAAGGGTCTGTACCCACCAGGACAAACGGTCGATCTGTTCAACGCACCTGAAGCCTTCAGCCCCGACTTCACCGAAGCGATTACCCCCGCGACAATCTACATCGATGGCAACGGCAACGCCACTGCCTATCTGCTCGATCAAAGGGGCAATTTAATCGCCACATCAGACCAGGTAGGTTCACTGTCGAGTTATCAATATGACGGGCAGTTTCAAGTCACGCAAATCCTCAACGGTCGCGGACAGGCAACCAATTACGGCTACGATGCCAAGGGTAATATCACCCGTATCTCCGATGCGATTTCTAGCAGCGGCAAGCAATATACCTACGACGCGACGTTCGCTCAGGTCAGCAGTACTACAGATGAGTTGGGGCGGGTGGTTAATTATGCGCTAGACCCCGCCAATGGCAATGTGCTCTCCGCCACGCAGGTGGTGGGCGTCACGAATATTGTGACTCGCTATACCTACACCGCGCAAGGACTGGTGAAAACCATCACCGATCCGCTGGGACGCATCACGTCGAACGACTACGACTTGCAAGGACGGTTAATTCGAGTGACGCTAGCGCAAGGCACCGTAGACCAGGCGGTCTTGGCATATCAATACGATACGGCGGGCAATCGCACCAGATTTACCGATGCCAGAAATAACGTGACGCAATACGTCTACGACAGCATGAATCGGTTGACGCGGGTAACGCAGCCAGATCCGGATGCGGCGGGTGTATTGGTCGCACCCGTGACGACATATGCCTACGATGCCAATGGCAATCTCACCAGCACGACCGATGCGCGGGGCAACGTGACGCAATACGCTTACGATGCCATGAACCGCGTCACGCGGGTAACGCAACCCGACCCCGATGGCACGGGCGTTTTGACCGCTCCCGTCACCACTAATACCTACGATGCGGTGGGGAATCTGATTTCGGTTGCGGATGCACTGAATCGCGTGACGCAAAATCGCTACGATGCGCGCAACCGCTTGATTCAGACGATTAATCCGCTGAACGAGACTACCAGTTATGCTTACGACCTGGACAATAATCAAATTAGCGTCACGGATGCGCTGGGTCAGGTGACGCAGTCTGCTTACGATGCGCGGAGTCGGTTGGTCAGCAGTACAGATGCGCTGAATCAAACTACGACTTATATATATGATGCGGTAGATAATCTGCTGAGCGTCACGGATGCGCTGAATCGGACTACGACCTATACCTACGACGCGCTCAACCGTCGCCTGACGGCGAGCGATCCGTTAAACCAGACTGCGACTACCGCCTACGATCTGGTGGGAAATGCCATTAGCGTCACCGATGCCCTCGGTCGCATCACCAAATATGCCTACGACAACCTCAATCGCCAGACCCAGATTACAAATCCGCTCAATCAGATAACGCGCCTCACCTATGACAAGTCGGGCAATCTCACCAGGATTACCGACCCGAATAACAACTCCACCAGTTATGTTTATGACCCGCTCAATCGCCTGACGACGGATACCAATCCCTTCAGCCAGACCCGCACCTATCAATACGATGCGATGGGGAATCTGACCCAGGCGAAAGACCGCAATGGTCGCATCCGCAAATTTGTCTACGATAATTTGAACCGTTTGACGGCAGAGCAGTGGATGAGCAGCACGAATGCGGTCATTCGCACGATGAGCATCAGCTATGACGCAGTGGGACAAGTGACGCAGGTCAGCGATCCTGATTCCACCTATCGCTTTGCCTATGATGCGGCGGGACGGTTAGTCTCTGAGGATAATGTGGGGACACCAGTGTCGCCGAATGTAGTTTTGACTGCTACTTATAATAGTGTGGGTAGTCGCCTTAGTCTGAGCGATACGGTGAACGCGCAAGCGCTGGGCACGGCGAACTTTGGTTACGATGCTTTGCAGCGTTTGACGCAGGTGACGCAGACAGGTGTGGGAGTGAGTAATAAGCGGGTTGACTTTACCTACAATGCGGTGAACCAGATGACGGGAATTAGTCGTTATGCATCGCTGGATACATCTGCACCCGTGGCAACCAGCACGCATACCTACGATTCTGCCAGTCGGTTGACAGCGATAACCCATCAGCAGGGTGCGAATGTCATCTCGAATCAGAGTTGGGTGTACGACATGGTATCGAGGATTACGCAGTTTGCTTCGCCGGATGGGACGAGTGCGTATAGCTATGACAATACCGATCAGGTGACAGCGGTGGATCATAGCTATCAGACGGATGAGGCGTATACCTACGATGCGAATGGCAATCGTCAGAATACGGGGTATTCGACTACGACATATAACCGCCTGACAGGAGCTGCTGGTTATACGTTTACCTATGATAATGAGGGCAATCGCCTCAAACGGACGAGAAGTAGCCCCAATGAAGTCACTGACTACACTTGGGACTATCGCAATCGTTTGACGAAGGTGGAGGTGAAGAGCGGGACTACAGTCGTGAGGTCAGCATCATATATATATGATGTATTTGACCGCCGCATTGGGATGAGTATTTCCCCAGAAGGCTTGCCGACTATACCGCCACCAGAACGCAGATTTATTTATGACCGCGACCATATTCTGCTGAGCTTTGACAACTCCAGCAACTTAGCCCGTCGCTATATGCATGGGGCGATGCTGGATCAGATCCTGGCGGATGACAGTAATGGCAATATTCTCTGGCCGTTGGCGGATAACCTGGGTACGGTAAGGGATGTGGTGAATAGTAGTGGTGTGGTGCTGAGTCATCGCAAATACGACAGTTTCGGCAACATCACCAACCAGACAGGGACTGCCTCAGCAACTAGGTTTGCCTTTACTGGTCGCGAGTGGGATGCATGGATAGGCTTGTATTTCCACCGAGGCAGGTATTACGATCCTCTTGTGGGACGCTTTATCTCGGAAGATCCCATTAGTTTTGCGAGTGGTGATGTAAATCTTTATAGATATGTATTTAACTCTTCAGTAAATGGGACTGACCCTATGGGATTAGAAGAAGCAAACCCTTTTGCTGAGCTTTGGGGTGCAATGGGTAGAGGGTTGGGAGAGTTATTGGGAGGGTTAGGAGCCGCAGCAGTGGGAGCTGTGGGATGGCTATGGTCAAGATCTGCGCCAAGCCCCACGCCAACTGCTACACCACCAAGCCCTAGACCTACACCCACACCTAAACCTAATCCAAGACCTACAGCTACCCCACCACCATCATGTCCAAATCCTGGTTGTGAAGATAAAAAAAGAAGTTGTAGTAAACACTACCCTCAATACGATCGCTGTAGCGATCTAGTAAGACCAGATCTGCCTTTTGGAGGATATAAAGATAAAGTACTTGAAGGAAATTATGGTGCTGTGAATGCTTTACAGAATTTTAGAGGAAGACATTCTAAAATTAGAGACTATAGAGAGCTAATATCTGAGCCAAGAAATAAAAGAGGCTATATGTACAAGCCGATTTGTAAAAATCCTGATGGACAAGCAAGACACTTCAATATTTTTATATTATCCCTCTATAGGCAGGGAATTGAGCAAAGTGCTGGTTCCATAGGTAGCTGTAAGTGTTGTGTAGATGGAGATCCACCTAGAATAGAACTTAGGTATGGAATTTTGAATATAAAAGATAATAATAACCCCGGCAAGAAATACTATAACCCAGGATGA
- a CDS encoding Gfo/Idh/MocA family protein, with protein sequence MNPNRSQLELLRVGVIGVGNMGQHHARVLSLLKDVELVGVSDVNVDRGLDTASKLRIKYFEDYHELLPLVDAVCIAVPTRLHYDVGMTCLRAGVHVLIEKPIAATIAEAESLVNTAAESNCILQVGHIERFNPAFQELSKVLQHEQLLAIEAHRLSPYSQRANDVSVVFDLMIHDIDLLLELVPGQVVRLSAHGNLVSDSGYLDYVTATVGFDSGVIATLTASKVTHRKQRRIVAHCKNSLTESDFLNNEILIHRQTTADYMAAYGQVLYRQDGFIEKVYTSNIEPLNAELEHFVACVRGGQQPSVGGVQALQTLRLASLIEQTALDDKVWQSCDLKVREVVTAGSHAKTAW encoded by the coding sequence ATGAACCCCAATCGTAGTCAACTTGAGCTCCTTCGGGTGGGAGTGATTGGTGTTGGTAATATGGGTCAACACCATGCCAGGGTTCTGAGTTTGCTTAAAGATGTCGAACTGGTTGGTGTCTCTGACGTTAATGTCGATCGCGGTCTCGATACTGCCAGTAAGCTCCGCATTAAGTATTTTGAAGACTATCACGAGCTTTTGCCCTTAGTGGACGCGGTTTGTATAGCCGTACCCACGCGATTGCATTACGATGTTGGCATGACCTGCTTGCGGGCAGGCGTGCATGTCCTGATTGAAAAGCCGATCGCCGCCACGATAGCCGAAGCAGAATCGCTGGTAAATACCGCTGCCGAATCCAACTGCATCCTGCAAGTAGGACACATCGAGCGCTTTAACCCCGCTTTCCAAGAACTGAGTAAAGTACTGCAACACGAGCAGTTACTGGCGATCGAGGCGCATCGTCTCAGTCCCTATTCTCAACGGGCTAACGACGTGTCCGTGGTGTTTGACCTCATGATTCACGACATCGACCTGTTACTGGAACTGGTACCAGGTCAGGTAGTACGCCTGAGCGCCCACGGCAATCTAGTTTCCGACTCGGGCTACTTAGACTACGTCACTGCTACAGTTGGCTTTGATAGCGGTGTAATTGCAACGCTGACTGCTAGTAAAGTCACGCACCGCAAGCAAAGACGCATCGTCGCCCATTGCAAAAATTCTCTAACTGAGTCCGACTTTCTCAACAACGAAATTTTAATTCACCGCCAAACAACTGCCGACTATATGGCAGCCTACGGTCAGGTGCTTTATCGCCAGGATGGCTTTATCGAGAAAGTCTACACCAGCAATATCGAGCCGCTCAACGCCGAGTTAGAGCATTTTGTTGCCTGCGTGCGCGGCGGCCAGCAACCATCTGTTGGTGGGGTTCAGGCTTTGCAAACTTTACGTCTAGCCAGCCTGATCGAGCAAACTGCGCTCGACGATAAGGTGTGGCAGAGTTGCGACCTCAAGGTGCGCGAGGTAGTCACCGCCGGCAGTCACGCCAAGACTGCCTGGTAA
- the ltrA gene encoding group II intron reverse transcriptase/maturase produces the protein MNPTGGDDGWRADIKPALDNLMARILERNNVQQAWGRVKSNQGAAGIDGMTIGDFLDYAREHWTEIRASLKDGTYQPQPVRQVVIPKPRGGERKLGIPCVIDRVIQQAILQVLSPMFEPGFSDSSYGSRPKRSAHGAIRQVKSAIKAGYQVAVDIDLEKFFDNVDHDMLMSRIARKVTDKVLLGLIGRYLRAGVMVGHTFAATDWGTPQGSPLSPLLANILLDDLDKELEARGHRFARYMDDLVILVKSRRAGQRVLANISRYLSQKLKLKVNRQKSRVVRTDKLEFLGFTFRGIRIWWSDQAYRDFIHRLRGLTSRSWGVSMEYRMERLNRYLRGWMNYYGISQHYSPIEQLDGWLRRRIRMCYGQQWRRPRTRIRHLLALGTSKRQAILTGISRKGYWRLSKTLATHTGMTNQWLQLQGWLSVRELWMKVQGYA, from the coding sequence ATGAACCCGACCGGGGGAGATGACGGATGGCGTGCTGACATAAAGCCAGCCTTAGACAACCTGATGGCGCGAATATTAGAGCGCAACAATGTGCAACAGGCATGGGGAAGGGTGAAATCGAACCAAGGAGCAGCCGGAATCGACGGTATGACTATAGGAGATTTCCTCGACTATGCAAGGGAGCATTGGACAGAGATTCGCGCTTCCCTGAAGGATGGTACGTATCAACCGCAGCCAGTGCGACAGGTAGTAATACCAAAGCCAAGAGGCGGCGAGAGAAAGCTAGGAATACCTTGTGTCATAGACCGGGTAATCCAGCAAGCCATTCTACAAGTGTTATCGCCAATGTTTGAGCCAGGATTTTCGGACTCAAGCTATGGCAGTCGACCCAAGCGATCTGCCCACGGAGCAATTCGGCAGGTAAAGTCCGCCATCAAAGCAGGGTATCAAGTTGCGGTAGACATTGATTTGGAGAAATTCTTTGACAATGTAGACCACGACATGCTGATGTCCCGCATTGCTCGGAAAGTAACCGATAAGGTACTTCTGGGTTTAATCGGACGGTATCTGCGAGCGGGAGTTATGGTCGGTCACACTTTCGCGGCAACGGATTGGGGCACTCCACAAGGGTCGCCACTGTCACCGTTGCTCGCCAACATCTTGTTGGATGACCTCGACAAAGAGTTAGAGGCAAGAGGACATCGCTTTGCTCGCTATATGGATGACTTGGTAATTCTGGTCAAAAGTAGACGGGCAGGGCAGAGGGTGTTGGCTAATATCAGCCGATACCTGAGCCAAAAGCTGAAGCTCAAAGTAAATCGGCAGAAAAGTCGTGTGGTCAGGACTGACAAATTAGAATTTCTGGGATTTACGTTCCGAGGAATTCGGATTTGGTGGTCAGACCAAGCCTATCGGGATTTCATACATCGACTGCGGGGCTTAACGTCACGTAGTTGGGGTGTTTCAATGGAGTACCGCATGGAACGGTTGAACCGATACTTACGAGGTTGGATGAACTACTACGGCATTTCCCAGCATTACAGTCCAATTGAGCAGTTGGATGGTTGGTTGCGGCGACGAATTCGTATGTGTTACGGTCAACAGTGGCGCAGACCTCGCACTCGTATCCGACATCTGCTGGCTCTAGGCACTAGTAAACGACAGGCGATTTTGACCGGCATTAGTCGCAAAGGCTATTGGCGTTTGTCAAAGACTCTGGCAACCCATACGGGAATGACGAATCAGTGGTTACAGTTACAGGGTTGGCTTTCAGTGCGAGAACTTTGGATGAAAGTCCAGGGTTATGCCTGA
- a CDS encoding DUF4351 domain-containing protein, with the protein MPYDNLCKVLSEKYPDRFASWLLGEEYSSSDIEVLKTELSIEPIRPDSVTLLRTKSQILHLEFQVLVASNPPLALRFLDYWVRLYRQYRLPIIQIVILLKPTEQVVDDTFAVGTTRHSFQVIKMWEQDPLPLLQDEALLPLAVLAATTMPAQLLKQVDSAISNIEEADRRKDVAACAKIMAGLRYKKTLIEGLFREQMMRESVIYQEILQEGRQEGRQEGRQVGLQEGRQVGLQEEARALVLRQLTRKIGVLDAQVADRISTLGIGRLEDLAEALLEFDRPSDLDNWLRSLS; encoded by the coding sequence ATGCCCTATGACAATTTGTGCAAAGTCCTGTCCGAGAAATATCCCGATCGCTTTGCCTCCTGGCTATTGGGCGAGGAATATTCTAGTTCTGATATTGAGGTACTCAAAACGGAACTGAGCATCGAACCGATTCGCCCTGACTCCGTGACGTTACTGCGTACCAAGTCTCAAATTTTGCATTTAGAGTTTCAGGTATTAGTAGCATCCAATCCACCTCTAGCATTGCGCTTTCTAGATTATTGGGTAAGGTTGTATCGTCAGTATCGCCTGCCGATTATCCAAATCGTCATCCTGTTAAAGCCCACCGAGCAAGTGGTAGATGACACTTTTGCGGTTGGTACAACTCGCCATTCCTTCCAAGTCATTAAGATGTGGGAGCAAGATCCTTTACCGCTTTTGCAAGATGAGGCATTGCTACCTTTAGCAGTTTTAGCTGCTACGACTATGCCTGCTCAACTCCTCAAACAGGTTGATTCGGCTATTAGTAATATAGAAGAAGCTGACCGTAGAAAAGATGTGGCGGCATGTGCCAAGATTATGGCTGGGCTAAGATATAAAAAGACGCTGATTGAAGGGTTATTCAGGGAGCAAATGATGCGTGAATCTGTTATTTATCAGGAAATCTTACAAGAAGGCAGACAAGAAGGCAGACAAGAAGGGCGGCAAGTAGGCTTGCAAGAAGGGCGACAAGTAGGCTTGCAGGAAGAGGCTAGAGCACTTGTATTACGTCAGTTAACCAGAAAAATTGGCGTACTTGATGCACAAGTAGCTGATCGCATCTCTACTCTAGGTATTGGACGGTTAGAGGACTTAGCTGAGGCACTCCTGGAGTTCGATCGCCCCTCAGATTTAGATAATTGGCTGCGATCGCTTTCTTAA